Proteins found in one Amycolatopsis umgeniensis genomic segment:
- a CDS encoding RNA-binding S4 domain-containing protein produces MSIHDVPITGEPIRLGQFLKLATLAEDGSHAKDLLDAEEVTVNGEVEVRRGRQLTNGDVVEVGGEGGRVVLA; encoded by the coding sequence ATGAGCATCCACGACGTCCCGATCACCGGCGAACCGATCCGCCTCGGCCAGTTCCTCAAACTGGCTACCCTCGCCGAAGACGGCTCGCACGCCAAAGACCTCCTCGACGCCGAAGAGGTGACTGTCAACGGCGAGGTGGAGGTCCGGCGCGGCCGTCAGCTGACGAACGGCGACGTCGTGGAGGTCGGCGGCGAAGGCGGCCGCGTCGTCCTGGCCTAG
- a CDS encoding trypsin-like serine peptidase, producing MRRALLLALCVVLTGCSAASDPAETDAGNTAATVAATPASAPLNPAIGALFLEGMHFCTASVVHSGPGDLLLTAAHCLHDGEGGEYATGISFAPGYHDGVAPYGYWDVSDPQVPEGWADSSDPDLDVGFATARQAGNTKTLESVTGANTLVTGGGFAHTITLTGYPDEREAPVVCHGTSAQADTYQMRVGCPGFTTGTSGGPWVVDPDPETELGTVVGVIGGYLYGGDDPDTSYSSYFDTDVATLYRKMDARG from the coding sequence CTGACCGGTTGCTCCGCCGCGTCGGACCCCGCCGAGACCGACGCGGGGAACACCGCCGCGACCGTGGCGGCGACCCCTGCTTCGGCGCCGCTCAACCCGGCGATCGGTGCGCTCTTTCTCGAGGGGATGCACTTCTGCACGGCCAGCGTCGTCCACAGCGGCCCGGGAGATCTCCTGCTCACCGCGGCGCACTGCCTCCACGACGGCGAAGGCGGCGAGTACGCGACAGGAATCTCGTTCGCGCCCGGCTATCACGACGGCGTCGCGCCCTACGGGTATTGGGACGTCTCGGACCCACAGGTTCCCGAAGGCTGGGCCGATTCGTCCGATCCGGACCTGGATGTCGGGTTCGCGACCGCGCGCCAGGCGGGGAACACGAAGACCCTCGAAAGCGTCACCGGTGCCAACACCCTGGTGACCGGCGGCGGATTCGCCCACACGATCACCCTCACGGGGTATCCCGACGAACGGGAAGCGCCGGTCGTCTGCCACGGCACCAGCGCCCAGGCCGACACCTACCAGATGCGGGTCGGCTGCCCCGGCTTCACGACCGGCACCAGCGGCGGCCCGTGGGTGGTCGACCCCGATCCGGAGACCGAACTCGGCACCGTCGTCGGCGTGATCGGCGGCTACCTGTACGGCGGGGACGATCCGGACACGTCCTACAGCAGCTACTTCGACACCGACGTCGCCACCTTGTACCGGAAGATGGACGCGCGGGGATGA